A genomic window from Salvia hispanica cultivar TCC Black 2014 chromosome 5, UniMelb_Shisp_WGS_1.0, whole genome shotgun sequence includes:
- the LOC125188655 gene encoding 50S ribosomal protein L21, chloroplastic: MAALSLSYSLIPKPSHNQTQTAISLSRPNLSFLSHSLSHLSLTARKHPVVSKATDTEAALSVTDAEIETPVLEIEPAVETAEPKREEVFAVVMVGGRQYIVFPGRYIYTQRLKGASVNDKVTLNKVLLVGTKTSAYIGKPIVPNATVEAVVEEQTLDKKVIVFKYKKKKNYRRNIGHRQPITRIRITSITGYQDSPVTTLD, from the exons ATGGCTGCTCTATCTCTTTCCTACTCTCTCATTCCAAAGCCTTCCCATAACCAAACTCAAACCGCCATTTCTCTATCCAGACCCAATCTTTCTTTCTTgtctcactctctctcacatCTGTCTCTCACCGCCCGCAAACACCCGGTAGTGTCAAAGGCAACGGACACAGAGGCTGCATTATCCGTTACCGATGCCGAAATCGAGACCCCGGTTCTCGAAATTGAGCCCGCTGTTGAAACTGCCGAGCCCAAGCGTGAGGAAGTTTTTGCTGTTGTGATG GTTGGAGGAAGGCAATACATCGTATTCCCTGGACGTTATATCTACACACAGAGGCTTAAAGGTGCAAGTGTAAACGACAAG GTAACCCTAAATAAGGTGTTGCTCGTGGGAACTAAAACAAGCGCATATATTGGAAAACCGATAGTGCCTAATGCCACAGTCGAGGCAGTTGTTGAAGAGCAA ACGCTGGATAAGAAAGTGATCGTATTCAAatacaagaagaagaaaaactaCAGAAGAAACATTGGTCACAGACAG CCTATTACAAGGATAAGGATAACAAGCATCACGGGATACCAAGACTCTCCTGTGACTACCCTCGATTAG